Proteins encoded together in one Lathyrus oleraceus cultivar Zhongwan6 chromosome 5, CAAS_Psat_ZW6_1.0, whole genome shotgun sequence window:
- the LOC127087088 gene encoding protein SMALL AUXIN UP-REGULATED RNA 51: MAEFNVRSTSSNKKKSRGSIVKLIEKLQKRLLLVRNKSSSTYVPEDVKEGHFAVIAEGMKEQESERFVLPLSCLTNPIFVRLLEQAEEEYGFDHEGALTIPCKPSELHKIVQQWQREEEGDTTWNSCNNSMVFQNY; this comes from the coding sequence ATGGCCGAGTTTAATGTGAGAAGTACTAGTAGTAACAAAAAGAAGAGTAGAGGTAGCATTGTGAAGCTCATTGAGAAGCTACAAAAGAGGCTATTACTAGTGAGAAACAAATCATCCTCAACCTATGTGCCAGAGGATGTAAAAGAAGGACATTTTGCTGTTATAGCAGAAGGTATGAAAGAACAAGAATCAGAGAGATTTGTGCTTCCATTGAGTTGTTTAACAAATCCAATATTTGTGAGGCTATTGGAGCAAGCAGAAGAAGAGTATGGTTTTGACCATGAAGGTGCACTGACCATACCTTGCAAGCCTAGTGAGCTTCACAAGATAGTGCAACAATGGCAACGTGAGGAGGAAGGTGATACAACATGGAATTCTTGCAATAACTCCATGGTTTTTCAAAACTATTGA